In one Pseudomonas sp. Bout1 genomic region, the following are encoded:
- a CDS encoding HAD-IA family hydrolase gives MSHPDYKLLIFDWDGTLCDSIGRIVESMHAASTRSGYALCDDLAVKGIIGLGLPEAIRTLYPEIGDDELIAFRQHYADYYMALDARPSPLFEGVAQAMEAFRADGYHLAVATGKARRGLDRVLKAHGWEDYFDATRAADETASKPHPLMLEQILAQCGVSPRQALMVGDASFDLMMARNAGMDSVAVSYGAQAAEALQVYEPRLTIDRFSELQAWLSRAY, from the coding sequence GTGTCGCACCCTGACTACAAGCTGCTGATCTTTGATTGGGATGGCACCCTGTGCGATTCCATTGGTCGGATTGTCGAGTCGATGCACGCAGCGTCGACACGTTCCGGTTATGCGTTGTGCGACGACCTGGCGGTCAAGGGCATTATCGGCCTGGGCTTGCCGGAAGCGATCCGCACCCTGTACCCGGAGATTGGCGACGACGAGTTGATCGCCTTTCGTCAGCACTACGCCGATTACTACATGGCCCTCGATGCCCGGCCTTCGCCGCTGTTTGAAGGCGTAGCGCAGGCCATGGAAGCGTTTCGCGCCGACGGGTATCACCTTGCGGTGGCGACCGGCAAGGCCCGTCGCGGCCTGGATCGGGTGCTCAAGGCCCACGGCTGGGAAGATTATTTCGACGCGACCCGCGCGGCGGATGAAACCGCCAGCAAACCTCACCCTCTGATGCTTGAGCAGATCCTTGCTCAATGTGGCGTGTCGCCTCGGCAGGCGTTGATGGTGGGTGATGCGTCGTTCGATTTGATGATGGCGCGCAATGCTGGCATGGACTCCGTGGCGGTCAGCTACGGCGCCCAGGCCGCCGAGGCGTTGCAGGTGTACGAGCCGAGACTGACGATTGACCGTTTTTCTGAATTGCAGGCCTGGCTCAGTCGGGCCTATTAA
- the plsX gene encoding phosphate acyltransferase PlsX, with translation MSAQVIAIDAMGGDFGPRSIVQACIACLSATPSLHLTLVGQPSLLEELIASHPAVDRVRLTVTPASETITMDEKPAQALRGKPDSSMRVALELVRDGKAQACVSAGNTGALMALSRHVLKTLPGIDRPAMVAAIPTQQGYCQLLDLGANVDCSAEHLLHFALMGSVAAEALGVARPRVALLNIGTEDIKGNQQVKLAATLLQGARGLNYIGFVEGDGLYRGEADVVVCDGFVGNILLKSSEGLATMIAARIEALFKRNLASRVVGALALPLMRRLQADLAPARHNGASFLGLQGIVVKSHGSAGVQGFQSAIQRALIEIQENLPQRLHSRLEDLLP, from the coding sequence TTGTCTGCTCAAGTCATCGCGATTGACGCAATGGGCGGGGACTTCGGTCCCCGCAGCATTGTTCAGGCCTGCATTGCTTGCCTGTCTGCTACGCCCTCGCTGCACCTGACCCTCGTCGGTCAACCCTCCTTACTTGAAGAACTGATTGCCAGCCATCCGGCGGTGGATCGTGTGCGCCTGACTGTTACACCGGCCAGCGAAACCATCACCATGGATGAAAAGCCTGCGCAGGCCTTGCGCGGCAAGCCTGATTCTTCGATGCGGGTGGCCCTTGAGTTGGTGCGCGATGGCAAGGCCCAGGCCTGTGTCAGTGCAGGCAATACAGGTGCTTTAATGGCGTTGTCCCGGCATGTGCTCAAAACCCTGCCAGGGATTGACCGGCCGGCGATGGTCGCGGCCATCCCCACCCAGCAAGGCTATTGCCAGTTGCTGGACCTGGGGGCGAACGTCGATTGCAGCGCCGAGCATCTGTTGCACTTTGCGTTGATGGGCTCGGTGGCGGCCGAAGCGCTGGGCGTGGCCCGGCCTCGGGTGGCGTTGCTGAATATCGGCACCGAAGACATCAAGGGCAATCAGCAGGTCAAGCTGGCGGCGACGCTGTTGCAAGGCGCGCGAGGCTTGAACTACATCGGTTTTGTCGAGGGTGACGGTTTGTACCGTGGCGAAGCTGACGTGGTGGTGTGCGACGGATTTGTCGGCAATATCCTGCTCAAGTCCAGCGAAGGCCTGGCGACGATGATTGCCGCGCGCATTGAGGCCTTGTTCAAGCGCAACCTTGCCTCGCGCGTGGTGGGCGCCCTGGCGCTGCCCTTGATGCGGCGCCTGCAGGCTGACCTGGCGCCGGCGCGGCATAATGGCGCGAGTTTCCTGGGGTTGCAGGGCATCGTGGTGAAAAGTCACGGCTCGGCGGGGGTACAGGGTTTTCAAAGTGCCATCCAGCGTGCCTTGATCGAGATCCAGGAAAACCTGCCGCAACGCTTGCACAGCCGCCTTGAGGATCTGTTGCCTTAG
- the rluC gene encoding 23S rRNA pseudouridine(955/2504/2580) synthase RluC codes for MTTTAPQTPSVQLLEVSPEYAGQRIDNFLLARLKGVPKTLIYRILRKGEVRVNKGRIKPEYKLQAGDIIRVPPVRVPERDEPVPLAQGLLQRLEASIVFEDNKLIVINKPCGIAVHGGSGLNYGVIEAFRQLRPDAKELELVHRLDRDTSGLLMIAKKRSMLRHLHAALRGDGVDKRYMALVRGNWATSIKSVRAPLQKSNLRSGERMVEVDEEGKEALTLFKVLRRFGDFATMVEAKPVTGRTHQIRVHTLHAGHCIAGDTKYGDEDFSREIRDLGGKRLFLHAYMLTVPLPDGGELKLQAPVDEMWAKTVERLSVAP; via the coding sequence ATGACGACTACCGCCCCCCAGACCCCCAGCGTCCAGCTGCTTGAGGTCTCGCCGGAATATGCCGGCCAACGCATCGACAACTTTCTTCTTGCCAGGCTCAAAGGCGTGCCCAAGACCTTGATTTACCGCATTTTGCGTAAAGGCGAAGTGCGCGTGAACAAGGGGCGGATCAAGCCCGAGTACAAGCTGCAGGCGGGCGACATCATCCGTGTGCCGCCGGTGCGCGTGCCTGAGCGGGACGAGCCGGTCCCTCTGGCTCAAGGCCTGCTGCAGCGCCTTGAAGCCTCGATTGTGTTCGAAGACAACAAGCTGATCGTGATCAACAAGCCTTGCGGTATCGCCGTGCATGGCGGCAGCGGCCTCAACTACGGGGTGATCGAAGCCTTTCGTCAGTTGCGCCCGGATGCCAAGGAGCTGGAACTGGTCCACCGTCTGGACCGTGACACCTCCGGCCTGCTGATGATCGCCAAGAAGCGCAGCATGTTGCGTCACCTGCACGCTGCCCTGCGCGGTGACGGCGTGGACAAGCGCTACATGGCGCTGGTGCGCGGCAACTGGGCGACCTCGATCAAAAGCGTTCGTGCGCCGTTGCAGAAGAGCAACCTGCGTTCCGGCGAGCGCATGGTCGAAGTGGACGAGGAGGGCAAGGAGGCGCTGACCCTGTTCAAGGTGCTGCGCCGTTTCGGTGACTTCGCGACCATGGTCGAGGCCAAGCCGGTCACCGGCCGCACCCACCAGATTCGTGTGCATACCCTGCACGCAGGCCACTGTATTGCCGGTGATACCAAGTACGGTGACGAGGATTTCTCCAGGGAGATCCGCGACCTGGGCGGCAAACGCCTGTTCCTGCACGCCTACATGCTGACCGTGCCGCTGCCGGATGGCGGCGAATTGAAGCTGCAGGCGCCTGTCGATGAAATGTGGGCCAAGACCGTGGAGCGCCTGAGTGTCGCACCCTGA
- a CDS encoding XdhC family protein, with product MDSVDLNVLRSVLEWRRAGQPVMLYSVVQTWGSAPRPPGAMLALRGDGVVIGSVSGGCIEDDLIARLQDGRLPEDGPPVQLVTYGVTRDEAARFGLPCGGTLRLTEERVGDPAWVAELLARCEAHEIVARELNLATGAVVLNAASKTDTVSFDGERLRAIYGPRWRLLLIGAGQLSRYVAEMARLLDFEVLICDPRQEFVYGWEEQHGRFVPGMPDEAVLNIQTDERTAIVALTHDPRLDDMALLTALNSKAFYIGALGSRVNSQKRRENLAALGLSADAIARLHGPIGLHIGSHTPAEIALSLMAEIVAIKNGIDLLQKKPLQAAVS from the coding sequence ATGGACAGTGTCGATCTGAATGTATTGCGCAGCGTGCTGGAATGGCGCCGCGCCGGGCAGCCGGTGATGCTGTACAGCGTGGTCCAGACTTGGGGCAGCGCGCCGCGTCCACCGGGGGCGATGCTGGCCCTGCGCGGTGACGGAGTGGTGATCGGCTCGGTATCTGGTGGCTGTATTGAGGACGACTTGATCGCCCGTTTGCAGGATGGCCGGCTGCCTGAAGACGGGCCGCCGGTGCAGCTTGTCACCTACGGCGTCACGCGGGATGAGGCGGCGCGTTTTGGCCTGCCTTGTGGCGGCACGCTGCGCCTGACCGAAGAGCGGGTGGGCGATCCAGCGTGGGTCGCAGAACTACTGGCGCGCTGCGAGGCGCACGAGATTGTCGCCCGTGAATTGAACCTGGCCACCGGGGCAGTGGTGTTGAATGCAGCGAGCAAGACCGATACGGTCAGTTTCGACGGCGAGCGGCTACGCGCGATTTATGGTCCGCGCTGGCGCTTGTTGCTGATCGGCGCGGGGCAGCTGTCGCGCTATGTGGCGGAAATGGCGCGGTTGCTGGATTTCGAAGTGCTGATCTGTGACCCGCGCCAGGAGTTTGTCTATGGCTGGGAGGAGCAGCACGGGCGTTTTGTGCCGGGCATGCCTGATGAAGCGGTGCTGAATATCCAGACCGACGAACGCACGGCTATCGTCGCGCTCACCCATGATCCGCGCCTGGACGATATGGCGCTGCTGACCGCGCTGAATTCCAAGGCGTTCTACATTGGCGCCCTGGGTTCGCGGGTCAACAGCCAGAAGCGCCGGGAAAACCTCGCGGCGCTGGGGTTGAGTGCGGACGCGATTGCACGGCTGCATGGCCCGATTGGCCTGCATATTGGCAGCCATACGCCGGCGGAGATCGCGTTGTCGTTGATGGCGGAAATTGTTGCTATCAAGAACGGGATTGATCTGTTGCAGAAAAAACCGTTGCAGGCTGCGGTCAGTTGA
- a CDS encoding nucleoside triphosphate pyrophosphatase → MLPLLLASSSVYRRELLNRLRLPFICSSPDIDESHRPDESAVELVKRLAEEKARALASSHPGHLIIGSDQVAALDGQIIGKPHTFEKAREQLLAASGKRVSFLTGLAVLNSATGRCQVDCIPFTVHMRTLDAARIERYLRLEQPYDCAGSFKAEGLGVSLFQSTEGPDATSLVGLPLIRLVGMLLAEGVQIP, encoded by the coding sequence ATGCTGCCTTTATTACTCGCTTCCAGCTCGGTTTATCGCCGCGAATTGCTGAATCGTCTGCGCCTGCCATTCATCTGCAGCTCGCCGGATATCGACGAAAGCCACCGCCCGGACGAGTCCGCCGTGGAGCTGGTCAAGCGCCTGGCTGAAGAGAAGGCCCGCGCCTTGGCCAGCAGCCATCCCGGCCACCTGATTATCGGCTCGGATCAGGTCGCCGCGCTCGACGGCCAGATCATCGGCAAGCCCCATACCTTCGAGAAGGCCCGTGAGCAGTTGCTGGCGGCGAGCGGCAAGCGCGTCAGCTTCCTCACAGGCCTGGCCGTACTGAACAGCGCCACCGGGCGCTGCCAGGTCGACTGCATTCCGTTCACCGTACATATGCGCACGCTGGACGCCGCCCGCATCGAGCGCTACCTGCGCCTCGAGCAGCCCTATGACTGCGCTGGCAGCTTCAAGGCCGAGGGCTTGGGGGTGAGCCTGTTTCAAAGCACCGAAGGGCCGGACGCTACCAGCCTGGTCGGTCTGCCACTGATTCGACTGGTAGGCATGCTGCTGGCCGAAGGCGTACAGATTCCCTGA
- a CDS encoding nucleotidyltransferase family protein → MTGITAVILAAGQGSRFRAEAGADKDKLLAPCVGRDGITRSVIEQVLVNLPPAVARRWLVTSPDRIEVIRLAKQYGCEVLLLRSPGMGDSIAAAVAAGGTSAGWLVVLGDMPFILPTSIGQVIAGLEDDSISVPVHAGQYGHPVGFGRSFAAALMALTGDRGAKPLFAQATVQEVAVDDPGVLWDVDVPALLNYR, encoded by the coding sequence TTGACGGGCATCACCGCGGTCATCCTGGCAGCGGGGCAGGGCAGTCGTTTCCGGGCCGAGGCAGGTGCGGACAAGGACAAGTTGCTGGCGCCCTGTGTGGGTCGTGATGGCATTACACGATCGGTGATTGAGCAGGTATTGGTGAACTTGCCACCGGCGGTTGCCAGGCGTTGGCTGGTAACGTCGCCAGATCGCATCGAAGTCATTCGGCTGGCAAAGCAGTATGGTTGTGAAGTGCTGCTGTTGCGCTCGCCGGGCATGGGCGACAGCATCGCGGCGGCAGTGGCGGCAGGTGGTACGTCTGCTGGTTGGCTGGTGGTGCTGGGGGATATGCCGTTTATCTTGCCGACGAGTATCGGGCAGGTGATTGCAGGCCTTGAGGACGACAGTATCAGTGTCCCGGTGCATGCAGGTCAGTATGGGCACCCGGTAGGGTTTGGCCGTTCATTCGCAGCGGCATTAATGGCGCTGACGGGCGACCGTGGGGCAAAGCCGTTGTTCGCCCAGGCGACTGTACAGGAAGTAGCAGTCGATGATCCCGGTGTGTTGTGGGATGTGGATGTGCCGGCTTTGCTGAACTATCGCTAG
- the fabD gene encoding ACP S-malonyltransferase, whose translation MSTSLAFVFPGQGSQSLGMLAELGAEYPQVLDTFKEASDALGYDLWALTQQGPEELLNQTDKTQPAILTASIALWRLWLAEGGARPAYVAGHSLGEYSALVAAGSLTLGEAVKLVERRGQLMQEAVPAGQGGMAAILGLADADVIAACAEAAQGEVVSAVNFNSPGQVVIAGAKAAVERAIEGCKARGAKRALPLPVSVPSHCELMRPAAERFAESVAAINWQTPKIALVQNVSAAVAPDLETLRRDLLEQLYKPVRWVESVQALAANGATQLVECGPGKVLAGLNKRCAEGVSTANLNTPDAFAAARAALA comes from the coding sequence ATGTCTACATCCCTCGCATTCGTCTTTCCAGGGCAGGGTTCGCAGTCCCTCGGCATGTTGGCCGAGCTGGGCGCGGAATATCCGCAGGTCCTGGACACTTTCAAGGAAGCTTCCGATGCCCTGGGTTACGACCTGTGGGCACTGACCCAGCAAGGTCCGGAAGAGCTGCTTAACCAAACCGACAAGACCCAACCGGCTATCCTGACCGCTTCCATCGCCCTGTGGCGCCTGTGGCTGGCTGAAGGCGGTGCGCGCCCGGCCTATGTCGCCGGTCACAGCCTGGGCGAATACAGCGCCCTGGTGGCCGCTGGCAGCCTGACCCTCGGTGAAGCGGTCAAGCTGGTCGAGCGTCGTGGCCAGTTGATGCAGGAAGCGGTTCCAGCGGGGCAGGGCGGCATGGCTGCCATTCTCGGCCTGGCAGATGCTGACGTGATTGCGGCCTGTGCCGAAGCGGCCCAGGGCGAAGTGGTCAGCGCCGTCAACTTCAATTCCCCTGGCCAGGTGGTGATCGCCGGTGCCAAGGCGGCTGTCGAGCGTGCAATTGAAGGTTGCAAGGCCCGTGGCGCCAAGCGTGCGTTGCCGCTGCCGGTCAGCGTGCCGTCCCACTGCGAACTGATGCGCCCGGCTGCCGAGCGTTTCGCCGAGTCCGTTGCGGCGATCAACTGGCAAACGCCAAAGATTGCGTTGGTACAAAACGTCAGCGCTGCAGTTGCCCCAGACCTGGAAACCCTCAGGCGCGACCTGCTCGAGCAGCTCTACAAGCCGGTTCGCTGGGTTGAGTCGGTGCAGGCCCTGGCCGCCAACGGCGCTACCCAATTGGTCGAGTGCGGCCCAGGCAAAGTCCTGGCCGGCCTGAACAAACGTTGCGCCGAAGGCGTGTCGACCGCCAACCTCAATACCCCGGATGCCTTCGCTGCCGCTCGCGCAGCCCTGGCCTGA
- a CDS encoding YceD family protein, producing MLNDPIPPHVDPRKLADRGTTLQGEVLLADLKRLCDPLSDTVGTVQAKFVFERDERKSVVIHSFIDTEVKMVCQRCLELVTLPIHSECSYAVVKEGANTQSLPKGYDVLELGEDPLDLQSLIEEELLLALPIVPAHHPEECQQPAGLDEPEPSEDEVTRSNPFSVLAQLKRDPNV from the coding sequence ATGTTGAATGACCCGATTCCACCTCACGTTGACCCGCGCAAATTGGCTGATCGTGGCACTACCCTTCAAGGTGAAGTGCTGCTGGCCGATTTGAAGAGACTCTGCGACCCGCTTTCCGACACTGTCGGTACGGTGCAGGCTAAATTCGTTTTTGAACGAGATGAACGTAAGTCTGTGGTAATCCACAGCTTTATCGACACCGAGGTCAAAATGGTTTGCCAGCGTTGTCTTGAGCTGGTCACCCTGCCGATCCACAGCGAATGCAGTTATGCTGTGGTGAAAGAGGGTGCGAATACCCAGTCGTTGCCGAAAGGTTATGACGTGCTGGAACTGGGCGAAGATCCTTTGGATCTGCAGTCACTGATCGAGGAGGAGCTTTTGCTCGCCTTGCCCATTGTGCCTGCTCATCATCCGGAAGAATGCCAGCAGCCGGCGGGTCTCGATGAGCCCGAACCGAGCGAGGACGAGGTAACGCGGTCCAACCCGTTCAGTGTATTGGCGCAGTTAAAGCGTGACCCAAACGTTTAG
- the rpmF gene encoding 50S ribosomal protein L32 has protein sequence MAVQQNKKSRSARDMRRSHDALTASTLSVEKTTGEVHLRHHVSPEGVYRGRKVIDKGADE, from the coding sequence ATGGCTGTTCAGCAGAACAAAAAATCCCGCTCTGCCCGTGACATGCGTCGTTCGCACGACGCCCTGACGGCAAGCACTCTGTCTGTAGAAAAAACCACTGGTGAAGTTCACCTGCGTCACCACGTATCGCCAGAAGGCGTATACCGTGGCCGTAAAGTGATCGACAAGGGCGCTGACGAGTAA
- the rne gene encoding ribonuclease E produces MKRMLINATQPEELRVALVDGQRLYDLDIESGAREQKKANIYKGRITRIEPSLEAAFVDFGSERHGFLPLKEISREYFKKAPEGRVNIKDVLSEGQEVIVQVEKEERGNKGAALTTFISLAGRYLVLMPNNPRAGGISRRIEGEERNELREALNGLIAPADMGLIVRTAGLGRSSEEMQWDLDYLLQLWTAIKEASLDRSAPFLIYQESNVIIRAIRDYLRQDIGEVLIDSVEAQDEALTFIRQVMPQYASKIKLYEDSVPLFNRFQIESQIETAFQRVVELPSGGSIVIDPTEALVSIDINSARATKGSDIEETALQTNLEAAEEIARQLRLRDIGGLIVIDFIDMTPAKNQRAVEEKVRECLEADRARVQVGRISRFGLLEMSRQRLRPSLGESSGIVCPRCNGTGIIRDVESLSLAILRLIEEEALKDRTAEVRAQVPIPVAAFLLNEKRNSITKIELRTRARIVILPNDHLETPHFEVQRLRDDSPEAHVNQSSYEIAAAAAEVEEVQPAAATRTLVRQEAAVKTAPARANAPVPVEAPAPVAAPAALPEPSLFKGLVKSLVSLFATKEEPVAPVVVEKPAAERPARNEERRNGRQQSRNRNGRRDEERKPREERAPREERAPREERAPREAREETPAVAREERAPREERAPRAPRAPREDRKPRGEREERVRELREPLDAVPAVATAAVTAATAEERPARQPREERAPRPPREERQPRAEQAAPVGEEEELLSNEDQQQEDGQDNAEGDRPRRRSRGQRRRSNRRERQRDANGNEIEGSEETGEASATDEPTGAELAAGLAVTAAVASSVISAPAEAQANEQAEAATAAIQEHTVVETPVVEAPVVEATTPVEAPAVPEVEVAPARHVREVREVREVREPQPEAEVVAEPAVVVEQQPVVEAAVEAPVAEPTPEVREVREEQTAFQWTAEPAVVVEAVEAPAPAPVVEEAPAPVAEAEVVVAAEPVAVVAEPAPVVEAPVVAEVAAPVVEAAPANALTENGRAPNDPREVRRRRKEAELAAAAAASAPVEAAPVVADVVEATPAPVTEAVVEHTAPAVDENPRSVEEVAEHSPKALEEEHEPKPLV; encoded by the coding sequence ATGAAAAGAATGCTGATTAACGCAACTCAACCCGAAGAGTTGCGTGTTGCACTGGTAGACGGCCAACGCCTCTACGACCTGGACATCGAGTCCGGTGCACGCGAGCAAAAGAAGGCCAACATCTATAAAGGCCGGATTACTCGTATCGAACCAAGCCTTGAGGCTGCCTTTGTCGATTTCGGCTCCGAGCGCCATGGCTTCCTGCCCCTCAAAGAAATCTCCCGCGAATACTTCAAGAAAGCCCCCGAAGGCCGCGTGAACATCAAGGACGTCCTGAGCGAAGGCCAGGAAGTCATCGTTCAGGTAGAAAAAGAAGAACGTGGCAACAAGGGCGCCGCCCTGACCACCTTCATCAGCCTGGCTGGCCGCTATCTGGTCCTGATGCCAAACAACCCGCGTGCCGGCGGTATCTCCCGTCGCATCGAAGGCGAAGAGCGCAACGAACTGCGTGAAGCGCTGAACGGTTTGATCGCTCCGGCCGACATGGGCCTGATCGTGCGCACTGCCGGCCTTGGTCGCAGCAGCGAAGAAATGCAGTGGGACCTCGACTACCTGCTGCAACTCTGGACCGCTATCAAAGAAGCGTCCCTGGACCGTTCCGCGCCGTTCCTGATCTACCAGGAAAGCAACGTGATCATCCGCGCCATCCGCGATTACCTGCGCCAGGACATCGGCGAAGTGCTGATCGACAGCGTTGAAGCCCAGGACGAAGCCCTGACCTTCATCCGCCAGGTGATGCCGCAGTACGCCAGCAAGATCAAGCTGTACGAAGACAGCGTTCCGCTGTTCAACCGTTTCCAGATCGAAAGCCAGATCGAGACCGCTTTCCAGCGCGTCGTCGAACTGCCTTCCGGCGGCTCCATCGTGATCGACCCGACCGAAGCCCTGGTGTCCATCGACATCAACTCGGCACGCGCTACCAAAGGCAGCGACATCGAAGAAACCGCCCTGCAGACCAACCTGGAAGCGGCTGAAGAAATCGCCCGCCAGTTGCGCCTGCGTGATATCGGCGGCCTGATCGTGATCGACTTCATCGACATGACTCCAGCCAAGAACCAGCGCGCCGTGGAAGAGAAAGTCCGCGAATGCCTGGAAGCTGACCGTGCCCGCGTACAGGTCGGTCGTATCTCGCGCTTCGGCCTGCTGGAAATGTCCCGTCAGCGCCTGCGTCCATCGCTTGGCGAAAGCAGCGGCATCGTCTGCCCGCGTTGCAACGGCACCGGCATCATCCGTGACGTTGAATCGCTGTCGCTGGCGATCCTGCGCCTGATCGAAGAAGAAGCCCTGAAAGACCGCACTGCCGAAGTCCGCGCCCAGGTGCCGATCCCGGTTGCTGCGTTCCTGCTCAACGAAAAACGCAACTCGATCACCAAGATCGAACTGCGCACCCGTGCTCGTATCGTCATCCTGCCGAACGATCACCTCGAGACGCCGCACTTCGAAGTGCAGCGCCTGCGTGATGACAGCCCGGAAGCCCACGTCAACCAGTCCAGCTACGAAATCGCTGCTGCCGCTGCCGAAGTGGAAGAAGTCCAGCCAGCCGCTGCGACCCGCACCCTGGTTCGCCAGGAAGCCGCCGTCAAGACCGCACCAGCCCGTGCCAACGCACCGGTTCCGGTTGAAGCGCCTGCTCCGGTTGCAGCGCCAGCCGCCCTGCCTGAGCCAAGCCTGTTCAAGGGCCTGGTGAAGTCGCTGGTCAGCCTGTTCGCCACCAAGGAAGAGCCAGTGGCTCCCGTTGTGGTCGAGAAGCCTGCCGCCGAACGCCCTGCACGCAATGAAGAGCGTCGTAACGGTCGCCAGCAGAGCCGCAATCGCAACGGTCGCCGTGACGAAGAGCGCAAGCCTCGTGAAGAACGTGCACCCCGCGAAGAACGCGCCCCACGTGAAGAGCGCGCCCCGCGCGAAGCCCGTGAAGAAACCCCAGCCGTAGCCCGTGAAGAGCGTGCACCACGCGAAGAACGTGCACCGCGCGCGCCACGCGCTCCTCGTGAAGACCGCAAGCCACGTGGCGAGCGTGAAGAACGCGTGCGTGAACTGCGTGAGCCGTTGGACGCAGTCCCAGCGGTAGCCACTGCTGCCGTCACCGCTGCCACTGCTGAAGAGCGTCCAGCTCGTCAGCCGCGTGAAGAACGTGCGCCACGCCCTCCTCGTGAAGAGCGTCAACCACGTGCCGAGCAGGCTGCTCCGGTCGGTGAAGAAGAAGAACTGCTGTCCAACGAAGATCAGCAACAGGAAGACGGCCAGGACAACGCCGAAGGCGATCGTCCACGCCGCCGCTCCCGTGGCCAGCGTCGTCGCAGCAACCGTCGTGAGCGTCAGCGTGATGCCAACGGCAATGAGATCGAAGGCTCGGAAGAGACCGGCGAAGCAAGCGCTACCGACGAACCGACTGGCGCCGAACTGGCTGCCGGCCTGGCCGTTACCGCTGCTGTTGCCAGCTCGGTCATCAGCGCACCTGCTGAAGCCCAGGCCAACGAGCAAGCTGAAGCCGCCACCGCTGCCATCCAGGAACACACGGTTGTTGAGACGCCAGTCGTCGAAGCACCGGTGGTTGAAGCAACGACGCCTGTCGAAGCGCCAGCTGTTCCGGAAGTGGAAGTAGCGCCGGCTCGTCACGTTCGTGAAGTTCGTGAAGTTCGTGAAGTTCGCGAGCCTCAGCCTGAAGCTGAAGTGGTCGCCGAGCCAGCGGTTGTTGTTGAACAACAGCCCGTGGTTGAAGCGGCCGTTGAAGCACCGGTTGCCGAGCCAACCCCTGAAGTGCGTGAAGTTCGCGAAGAACAGACCGCGTTCCAGTGGACTGCCGAGCCTGCCGTAGTGGTTGAAGCGGTTGAAGCACCAGCGCCTGCGCCAGTGGTCGAAGAAGCTCCAGCGCCCGTCGCTGAAGCTGAAGTAGTTGTCGCCGCTGAACCGGTCGCCGTTGTTGCCGAGCCTGCTCCAGTGGTTGAAGCGCCCGTGGTTGCCGAAGTTGCCGCTCCGGTGGTTGAAGCCGCTCCGGCCAACGCCCTGACCGAAAACGGCCGTGCGCCGAACGACCCACGTGAAGTGCGTCGTCGTCGCAAGGAAGCTGAACTGGCGGCTGCCGCTGCTGCTTCGGCGCCTGTTGAAGCTGCACCGGTTGTCGCTGACGTGGTCGAAGCAACCCCTGCGCCGGTCACTGAAGCCGTGGTTGAGCACACTGCCCCTGCTGTCGACGAGAACCCACGTTCCGTTGAGGAAGTGGCAGAGCACAGCCCTAAAGCCCTGGAAGAAGAACACGAGCCTAAACCCCTCGTCTGA
- a CDS encoding S49 family peptidase produces MTDEWKAPEKANADNNGDDKSWKLLEKTLLASVQEQRRSRRWGIFFKLLTFIYLLGMLALFSPLMDMEKSATRSGNYTALIEVRGVIADKESASADNIVSSLRAAFEDSKVKAVILRINSPGGSPVQSGYVYDEIRRLRALHPDIKLYAVISDLGASGAYYIASAADQIYADKASLVGSIGVTAAGYGFVGTMEKLGVERRTYTSGEHKSFLDPFQPQKADETQFWQGVLDTTHRQFIASVKQGRGDRLKDKEHPELFSGLVWSGEQALPLGLIDGLGSASSVARDVVGEKELVDFTVQESPFDRFSKKLGASVAEKLALYMGFQGPTLR; encoded by the coding sequence ATGACCGATGAGTGGAAAGCGCCTGAGAAGGCCAACGCTGATAACAATGGCGATGACAAAAGCTGGAAGTTGCTGGAAAAGACCCTGCTGGCCAGTGTGCAGGAGCAACGTCGCTCGCGGCGTTGGGGGATCTTTTTCAAGCTTCTGACCTTTATTTATCTGTTGGGCATGCTGGCACTGTTCAGCCCGCTGATGGACATGGAGAAGAGCGCCACCCGCAGCGGCAACTACACGGCATTGATCGAAGTACGCGGGGTGATTGCCGACAAGGAGTCCGCCAGTGCCGACAATATCGTCAGCAGCCTGCGGGCCGCCTTCGAGGACTCCAAGGTCAAGGCCGTGATCCTGCGCATCAACAGCCCCGGCGGCAGCCCGGTGCAGTCGGGTTATGTGTATGACGAGATTCGTCGCCTGCGTGCCTTGCATCCGGACATCAAACTGTATGCGGTGATTTCCGACCTGGGTGCCTCGGGTGCCTATTACATTGCCAGCGCCGCCGACCAGATCTACGCCGACAAGGCCAGCCTGGTGGGGTCCATTGGTGTGACGGCAGCCGGTTACGGCTTTGTCGGCACCATGGAGAAGCTGGGGGTTGAGCGGCGTACCTATACGTCGGGCGAGCACAAGTCGTTCCTGGATCCGTTCCAGCCGCAAAAGGCCGATGAAACCCAGTTCTGGCAGGGCGTGCTGGACACTACTCACCGGCAGTTCATCGCCAGCGTGAAGCAAGGGCGCGGTGATCGGCTCAAGGATAAAGAGCATCCGGAGCTGTTCTCCGGGCTGGTCTGGTCTGGCGAGCAGGCGCTGCCGCTGGGCTTGATCGACGGCCTGGGCAGTGCCAGTTCGGTGGCGCGCGATGTGGTTGGCGAGAAAGAACTGGTGGACTTCACCGTTCAGGAATCGCCGTTTGACCGTTTCTCGAAAAAGCTCGGTGCCAGTGTGGCCGAGAAGCTGGCGCTGTACATGGGTTTCCAGGGGCCGACCCTGCGCTGA